TTATAGTATCGGAGAGAGCAATCTGGCAATAGATTCAACCACACGTTGGAGACGCGGCCTGCTCTTATATTGTTCAAGCGTCAGCTCCCTCGAAACATTCATATCTTCTGTGAAAATTTCTGAAAGTTCCTTTGCTTTTAACTCGTCATAGATAAAAGCGTTGACTTCAAAATTAAGCTTGAAGCTTCTAATGTCGATATTGGCTGTCCCGACAGAAGCCACTTTATCATCGGCAATGATCGTTTTCGCGTGCAAAAATCCTTTTTCATACAAATAACATTTCACTCCTATTGCCAGCAAATCCTTTAAATAAGAATAGGAAGCCCAATAGACCAGTTTATGGTCTGGCACTGCAGGAATCATCATACGAACGTCAACGCCTGAAGTGGCAGCGATTCGCAGTGCATCCATCAAGCTTTGATCCGGGATAAAATAAGGAGTTTGAATATACAGGCGATCCTTAGCAGAAACTATGATTTTTAAATAGGCCAGTTTAATCTGTTCACGTTCATCATCAGGTCCGCTTGTGAGAATCTGCATCCCTGCTTTTCCTTCGTGTGCTAAAACAGGAAAATATCCATCATCGTAATTAATTGCTTCCTTCGAGGCAAGCTCCCAATCTAGAAGAAAATGGGCCTGCATTTGCAGTACCGCACTTCCAGTTATTTTTATATGGGTATCACGCCAGACCCCGTAACGTTTATCCAATCCGAGATACTCATCACCGATATTGAATCCCCCAATGTAGCCAGCTGTTCCGTCGATAATGACAAGCTTGCGGTGATTTCTGTAATTCATTCGAATATTAATCAGCGGGATACGGGAAGGAAAAAAGGAAGCCACCTTGCCGCCGGAAGCTAGTAAATCCCGAAAGATACTTTTTGACAATCTCATGCTCCCGACAGCGTCATATAAAAACCGAACCTCGACACCTTCAGCAGCTTTTTTTGTTAACGCTTCAACGATCCGTTTGGATAAAGCGCCGTTTCGGACAATATAGTACATGATATGTATGTGATGCTTTGCGCCCTCTATGTCTTTTAGAAGGTCGTTGAATTTATCATTGCCGTCTGTGTAGACCTTAATGTCATTATCCTGAGTTAATAGAGAATGGCCGCTCAGCAGATTCATATAAATCAAATCTTGATATTGTTGGATCGTATCATCTTTATAGGCGATTTTACCAAGCCTGAAGCCGGTTAATTGATTCTCATAATAAGGAAGAATGCGGTAGACCTGTTGTTCGTCCAGCTTATATATTTTGCGCTTGCTTAAATTTTGGCCAAACAAGATATATAATACAAAGCCGATTCCGGGCAAAAACAGAAGAACCATCAGCCAGGCCCAAGTAACACCAATGTCTCGTCTTTCTAAAAAAATAACGAAAAAGGCCAATAATATATTTAAGACCGTTAATCCAGTATATAAATTAGGTAAGTCGTACATAAAACACCCCGTCACTAAGCGAGAAATTCAATCGCATCCGTTTTCATCCAGTAATTAGAGTGTAATACAAAATGAATTTCTATTTCAATCTTAATGAAAAAAAGTTTGATCAATCCAAACCCAAACGGAAGTTAGAGGAAAACTTGCCAGATCATAATATAATGAATTTTTAAGAAAATTTAAAGTACATATAGACAGATATAAGCAGATGCGTTATTCTTGTTTAATGAAAATGATTATCATTTGAAATTTTATAGGAATTGAGGACAGATATGAAAAAAGGTACGCTTACATATACGATTTTATCTATTATGACCATTGCCGTTCTAATTTTTTCTTCGGGGTGCGGTTCTAATTCCGCACAGGAAGAAGGAAAGAATGCCAGTGGAGAGACTCGAACCATTCAGCACGAACTTGGATCAACTGAAGTAAATGGTGATCCTAAAAAAATCGTCGTACTGGAATTCTCCTTTTTGGATTCACTAACTGCACTCGGAGTTACGCCGGTTGGAGTTGCCGATGATAAAAAGCCGCAATTGATTGAAAAGCTGGCCGGGAAAAAAATTGACTATACTTCTGTAGGCACGAGAGCAGAGCCTAATATAGAAATCATCAGCTCACTCCAGCCAGATTTAATTATTGCGGACGCGGAACGCCATAAAGGAATTTATGAACAGTTAAAGAAAGTGGCTCCGACCATTGAGTTGAAAAGTAAAGAATCAACCTATAAAGAAAATATAGACGCATTTAAAACGATTTCGGATGCATTGAACAAGAAAGAAGTCAGTGACAAAAGACTGAAAGAACATGATGAAGTCATAGGAAAAATAAAAGCTGATCTGCCAAAAGAAGAAACTAGAAAAGTTATGGTAGGAGTTGCAAGAACAGATTCTTTCAATATCCATACTTCTTCTTCTTATGACGGAGAAATTTTAGCAAATCTAGGCCTCGAAAATTCAGTAGAGTCTCCCGAGGCATATAAGGACATTAACTTAGAACAGCTGAGTGAACTGAATCCTGACATTTTATTTGTTTCAAGCAACGAAGGGAAAACCATAGTGGATGATTGGAAACAAAATCCGATTTGGAAGGATTTAAAAGCAGTTAAAAATAATCAAGTGTATGATGTAGACCGTGATCTTTGGACACGCTTTAGAGGTGTCATGTCAAGTGAGACGATCTCTAAAGACGTGACTGAAAAAGTATATTCCAAGTAAGGGAGAAAAGAAGCCGGGTGCACCTGCTTCTTTTCTTGCCTTATGCAAAGAGTTGAGGCGGAGGTGCAGGAGTGGTCCCTTTTCAAGCGAAGCAACACAAATTTTCTATTCTTTTGGCTCTGATCATAGTCCTTATTCTAGGGCTTGCGTTAAATATTTCTGTTGGAGCCGCGAATATTTCATTCATAACAGCATTAAAAGCATTATTCGTTTGGGACGGAACACGCGAACAGATTATTGTTTCAACACTGAGGCTGCCGCGGACTGTTGTTGGTGTCTTAGTTGGTGCGAATTTAGCGGCAGCAGGTGCATTAATGCAGGCATTGACTAGGAATCCATTGGCTTCTCCCCAGGTTTTTGGCGTCAATGCCGGAGCCTCATTATGCGTTGTTGCAGGTGTGGTGCTGTTTCCTTCCGCACAGATCTCAGTGGTTGTTTTTGCTTTTCTCGGCGCAGCGATTGGAGGCTTAATCGTTTATTCCTTCGGCTCAGCTGGAGGAATGACCCCTGTGAAGCTGGCGCTTGCCGGTATCGCTGTCCATCTTTTTCTTTCTGCTTTTACTCACTCGATCATTATTCTGAATGAGTCGGCAGACGATGTTCTCTTCTGGATGGCAGGTGCGATTAGTGACAGCAATTGGGGAGATGTTCAGACGATTGTCCCTTGGGCTTTGATTGGTATATCAATTAGCTTCGCCATGTCCGGTTCGGTATCTGTTCTTGGTCTGGGAGACGCCACCGCCAAAGGCTTGGGTCAAAACATCACAATTATTCGAACCGCTGTAAGCTTTTTAGTTCTTATTTTGGCAGGCTCATCCGTTGCAGTTGCCGGACCAATTGGATTTGTCGGTTTGCTTGTGCCTCATATTGCCCGAAAACTCGTAGGTGAGGATTATCGTTTTGTATTGCCTTTCTCCGCATTGCTTGGCGCAATTTTACTAGTATATGCTGACGTATTGGCCAGATTTATCGCCTATCCCTATGAGTCTCCAGTAGGTATTGTAACGGCAATGATCGGGACACCGTTTTTTTTGTATTTAGCTAGCAAAGGCAGGACGTTAAAATGAAAACACAAAAACATCCCGCAGTTGTTCTTCTGCTATTATTATTGATATTACTTGCCATTGCTGTAATCAGCATTGGAGCGGGGGCAATTTATATTCCTCCTCTTGATGTGATTTCTGCCTTGTTTACGGAAAGCTCCGGGTACCATTTCATCATCAATGAATACCGAATGCCGCGGATAATTATCGGCATTTTAGCAGGGGCAGGCTTAGCGGCAGCAGGAGCGATTTTACAAGGAGTGGTCAGAAATCCGCTTGCATCCCCCGATGTAATCGGTGTAACAAAAGGTGCGGGCTTGGCGGCAATGATCGTCATTCTTATATTCCCAGCATCCCCCATCTATGTTTTGCCTTTTTCCGCTTTCTGCGGTGCCGCATTTATTGCTATACTGTTAGTAACTTTTATTTATAAGAAAAATGCCCGATCCTCCTCGTTGGCATTAGTAGGGATTGCGATAGGCGCTGTATGTGAGGCGGGCATGCAATATTTAATGATTAAATTTCCGGGCGATACAAACGCCGCGTTAATTTGGCTGACAGGAAGCCTCTATGGAAGAGACTGGTCGCAAATTCAGATTTTAGCTGCAGCGTTTATTATCCTGCTTCCATTGCTGTTTGTGTTCAGCAGGAAACTTAATCTTCTTTCTTTTAGTGATGAAGTCGCTGAAGGATGGGGAGAAAATGCGAAAAGGCTGCGTTTTTCACTGCTCTTTCTTTCAGTTGCATTAGCTGGTGCTTGTGTTGCTGTTGTTGGTTCAATTGGTTTTATCGGACTGATTGCACCCCATATTAGCAGGAAAATCATTGGATCCAAATATGAATACATGATTCCGGCATCTTGTTTCATCGGCTCTATTCTTTTGCTATCAGCAGATAGTTTGGGAAGAGGAGTGATGCCGCCTGCAGAAATTC
This window of the Bacillus gobiensis genome carries:
- the cls gene encoding cardiolipin synthase, whose protein sequence is MYDLPNLYTGLTVLNILLAFFVIFLERRDIGVTWAWLMVLLFLPGIGFVLYILFGQNLSKRKIYKLDEQQVYRILPYYENQLTGFRLGKIAYKDDTIQQYQDLIYMNLLSGHSLLTQDNDIKVYTDGNDKFNDLLKDIEGAKHHIHIMYYIVRNGALSKRIVEALTKKAAEGVEVRFLYDAVGSMRLSKSIFRDLLASGGKVASFFPSRIPLINIRMNYRNHRKLVIIDGTAGYIGGFNIGDEYLGLDKRYGVWRDTHIKITGSAVLQMQAHFLLDWELASKEAINYDDGYFPVLAHEGKAGMQILTSGPDDEREQIKLAYLKIIVSAKDRLYIQTPYFIPDQSLMDALRIAATSGVDVRMMIPAVPDHKLVYWASYSYLKDLLAIGVKCYLYEKGFLHAKTIIADDKVASVGTANIDIRSFKLNFEVNAFIYDELKAKELSEIFTEDMNVSRELTLEQYKSRPRLQRVVESIARLLSPIL
- a CDS encoding ABC transporter substrate-binding protein gives rise to the protein MRTDMKKGTLTYTILSIMTIAVLIFSSGCGSNSAQEEGKNASGETRTIQHELGSTEVNGDPKKIVVLEFSFLDSLTALGVTPVGVADDKKPQLIEKLAGKKIDYTSVGTRAEPNIEIISSLQPDLIIADAERHKGIYEQLKKVAPTIELKSKESTYKENIDAFKTISDALNKKEVSDKRLKEHDEVIGKIKADLPKEETRKVMVGVARTDSFNIHTSSSYDGEILANLGLENSVESPEAYKDINLEQLSELNPDILFVSSNEGKTIVDDWKQNPIWKDLKAVKNNQVYDVDRDLWTRFRGVMSSETISKDVTEKVYSK
- a CDS encoding FecCD family ABC transporter permease, which encodes MVPFQAKQHKFSILLALIIVLILGLALNISVGAANISFITALKALFVWDGTREQIIVSTLRLPRTVVGVLVGANLAAAGALMQALTRNPLASPQVFGVNAGASLCVVAGVVLFPSAQISVVVFAFLGAAIGGLIVYSFGSAGGMTPVKLALAGIAVHLFLSAFTHSIIILNESADDVLFWMAGAISDSNWGDVQTIVPWALIGISISFAMSGSVSVLGLGDATAKGLGQNITIIRTAVSFLVLILAGSSVAVAGPIGFVGLLVPHIARKLVGEDYRFVLPFSALLGAILLVYADVLARFIAYPYESPVGIVTAMIGTPFFLYLASKGRTLK
- a CDS encoding FecCD family ABC transporter permease codes for the protein MKTQKHPAVVLLLLLLILLAIAVISIGAGAIYIPPLDVISALFTESSGYHFIINEYRMPRIIIGILAGAGLAAAGAILQGVVRNPLASPDVIGVTKGAGLAAMIVILIFPASPIYVLPFSAFCGAAFIAILLVTFIYKKNARSSSLALVGIAIGAVCEAGMQYLMIKFPGDTNAALIWLTGSLYGRDWSQIQILAAAFIILLPLLFVFSRKLNLLSFSDEVAEGWGENAKRLRFSLLFLSVALAGACVAVVGSIGFIGLIAPHISRKIIGSKYEYMIPASCFIGSILLLSADSLGRGVMPPAEIPAGIVTAIIGAPYFLYLLRTESKKRKKG